The segment GGGGAAAACAATGGACATCTTTGGCCCCCAGTGGAGGAACCACGAAGAAAGACTTTTTGAGAACTGGAGCAGGACTGTAAGGCCGGACGATACGGTTCTCGTCGCCGGCGACCTGTCCTGGGCCCTCAAGCTCGACCAAGCCATAGTCGACCTGGAGAGGCTCGGGAAGCTGCCTGGGACCAAGATCCTTGTCCGCGGCAATCACGACTACTGGTGGTCTTCCAGAGCCAAGGTGAACGCGGTGCTGCCGCAAGGCATGATCGCGATCAACGCCAGCGCCTGGACTCGAGACAGGCTTTCCGTTGTTGGAACCCGGGGATGGAACATCCCTGGGGCAGCCAGATTCGACGATAGAGACGAGAGAATCTATCTCAGGGAGGTGAACCGTCTGAGAATCGCCCTTGAACAAGTTCCACAAAGGGAGGATAGAAAGCTGGTGGCGGTACTCCACTATCCGCCTCTGACAAGAGCTGTCCTCTCTTCAGGATTCACCGAACTCCTTGAAACATTTCAGGTGGCCGCATGCGTGTACGCCCACCTCCACGGGGACGATCAGAAGATCGCCTTCCAGGGCACCCGCAACGGGGTGACTTACATTTTTGCGGCTTGCGACTATTTGGATTTTCAACCCGTCGAGCTTGAACTATGAAATCCTCTTCCCGGAGAAGCTTGCCAATACCAGAAGAGGTAATGGAAATCCTCCGGCTCCTGCGGCGGCACGGCCTTATCGGCTACGTCGTTGGAGGTGCCGTGAGGGATCTCCTTCTCGGCAACCCTGTTTCTGATTGGGATATAGCCACCAATGCCACTCCGGAGCGGCTTGTCCGGATCTTTCCCAAGGTGATACCCACGGGGATTCGCCACGGCACGGTCACGGTCCTCTACCGAGGCTGTCAATGCGAGGTGACAACCTTCCGGGGTGGCAGAGGCCATGATTTGCAAGATCCACCACGGGATCTCCCCTCGAGCCGGCACATAGAGGAGGACCTCAGGCACAGGGATTTCACTATCGATGCCATGGCCTATGATCCCCTCACAGGGACCATCGTTGATCCTTTTGGAGGAGAGGGGGATCTGAAAAGGGGGGTCATCCGCGGTGTCGACAACCCCCTCGACCGATTCATGGAGGACGGGGTACGGACTTACAGGGCAATACGGTTGGCCGCGACTCTCGGTTATCGGATAGAGGAGGCCACGCTCGAGGCCATTCCCATTGCCATCCAAAAGACGAACATTCCGTCGTGGGAACGAATCCGTGACGAGATCCTGAGAATCATGAAGGCAACGACCCCGTCTCATGCCTTTGAAATGATGAGGCATGTGGGGCTTCTGGCCATTGCCCTCCCCGAGCTTTTGGAGGGATACGGCAAAGAATACGGTTCAGGGGGAGAGCTTTACCATCACCTCCTGGCTACGGCCGACGCGGCCCCTCCCTTCCCTCTACTCCGCTTGGCCGGGCTCCTACACGATGTGGGGATGGCGAGGATACCGGAATCGCGGAGAACCGGGTCCGGTGCTGAAGGCCACGAGGAGATCGGCGCTGCCATGGCGGATGCCGTGGCCAGGCGTCTCAAACTCAGCAATCGCCAGAGGAGATACATCTGCCAGTTGATCAGAAGCCACGAGTTGCCTTTTCACCGGGTGTCGGGAGGGTCTGGGTTACGTCGTCTTCTTTCCCGGATAGACCGCTCCTTGGTGGACGATCTCTTCGCCCTTTCGATAGCCGACGCAAAGGCCTCGGGCCTGAGTCCATCGGGAATCCGAAGGCTGAGGTACATCAGGGAGAGGTCAAAGAAGATACTCGAGTCAAACACGCCGTTAACCCTCTCCCAACTGGCCGTCCGTGGCGACGGTGTAAAGGAGATTCTTGGAATAGAGGAGGGGGTCGAGGTCGGCCGGATCCTCCACCGGTTGCTCGATTTCGTCCTGGAAGACCCGGACAAGAACAATCCCGAGGACCTGTCAAGCCTGGTGAAACGAATCGCCAAGAACCGATCCCTTCTCCTTGACACGGAACCCTAATGTTTGGCATGTCGATTGCATGAGAGAAAATAGGCGTTTTGTGGCCTTATTTGTGAGATGCTGATCATACCGGCCTGGAAATCAATCTAGTCAAAATGGGTGGTCCATTCTTGCACAAAGATGTCCAAACCTGTACAGTCTCTGCGCACCAGGAGCATCGCTGACAGATTCTATGACAGAAAATACTGGAGATCGACGAAAAAGTCCTCGCTTTGTGGTGGCCCGGTCAGTCCTTTACAACCAGGCCAACCGCCTGGTGTCAGCCAAGACAGCCGAGATAGGGTCAGGAGGCATCAGGATCGTCTCCGACCTGCCCCTCCACAAGGGGCACGTATTCGATTTTCTCATCGTCCTCGAAGGGATGGGCCTTAAGTTCAAGGGAACGGTGGTCCACACCACCTCGACAGCCGACGGCCGGGTCGTAGCCGGTCTCTCCTTTGACAGAGGTTCCAGCCTCTCCATAAGAATCTTGGAGGACTACCTGAAAAGCCATGCTCCCAGCTTTCCCATGGTTGATGGTCCTCTCGATTTGGATTTGTCTCTCCCTCACTCCCAGGGTTCATAAAGAGAAGGAGCGTCCCAGGGCCGGGCACCAGCTCCCGTAGTCAAAATGACCTTCCTCTTCTTCGATCTTGCCGTACGACTGCCGAGACTCCGCTGCAACCACTGTTGACAAACCGTGCAAATATCGGTAAGAATAGTTCTGGTTCTGGCGGTGTAGCTCAGTTGGTTAGAGCATGCGGCTCATATCCGCAGTGTCCGGGGTTCAAATCCCTGCACCGCCACTTACGGCGAGGAGGCCTGCAGGGTTGCAGGCTTTTTCATTTTGGGATTGGTCTCACCTCGGGCATGAAGCCCGGAACTCAAGAGGAGACTCCATCTCCGCCCGGGAAAGGCGTTTTTGGATCGTTTGATGGAGGAAAGGACCATGATCAGGCCCACGAGGGCGATTGTTAATCTCGGTGCAGTGGCTCACAACACCAGGATCCTCAAGGAGCGTATCGGTTCCCGGGTCCGCCTCATGGCTGTGGTGAAGGCCGACGGTTACGGTCATGGCGCCGTCCCCGTGGCCAAGGCTGCTCTCACATCCGGGGCCGAATGGCTTGGGGTCGCTCTGGTTGAGGAGGGCATAAGGCTCAGACAAGCAGGGCTCACTGCTCCCATTCTGGTTCTCGGCGGTATAGTACCCGGGGCGGCAGAGCGGGTGCTCCGGCACGAGCTGACAGTCTCGGTCTTCACACCGGAGGTGGCCCTTGCCATCGACCACGCGGCCGCTGCATCCGGCCGGAAAGGGGTGATCCATGTCAAGGTCGACACGGGCATGGGCAGACTCGGCCTCAACCCCCGTGACGTCCCGGAGTTTGTACTGGAGATGAAGCGTCTGAAGCACATATTCATCGAAGGCGTATTCTCGCATTTCGCCTCGGCCGAGGAGGCAGACAAGTCTTTCAGTCGAAAGCAGCTTTTGCGGCTGATCAACCTCAGAAAGGATCTCGAGGGCCGAGGCATCAAGATCCCCCTCTACCACATGGCAAACAGCGCGGGGACGATCGAACTTCCCGAGAGTCACCTTGATATGGTACGTCCGGGAATTAGCCTTTACGGTCTCTATCCTTCCAGAGAAGTTGACCATTCCCTCAATTTGGTTCCTGCTATGGAGTTGACCACGCGGATTGTCTTCCTCCGGGAACTGGCGGAAGGGACGAGTGTCTCATACGGCCGAACCTTCGTGACTCGGCGCAAGAGCAGGATTGCGGTCCTTCCGGTGGGATACGGTGACGGATATCCACGGCTCCTTTCCAACAGGGCCGAGGTTTTGGTTTGCGGCAGGCGGGCACCCGTTGTGGGTCGTATCTGTATGGACATGACCATGGTTGACGTTACGGACGTTCCCGAAGCCGCTGCCGGCCGAGAGGTTGTCCTTTTCGGCAGGCAACGGACAGAGCGCATCTCAGTGGAGGAGATAGCAGAAAAGGCTGGAACCATCAACTACGAGATCACCTGCGGGATCACAAAAAGAGTCCCCAGACATTACCGCAGAGCCCGAAAGCCCCTGCCTGAGCTCTTCCCTAGGACCGGCTAGCAGGATGCCACTCCTGTCATGGAGACTGTGAAACCTCTGCCGAACAGCGAATCCACATAATCGATGACAACCGTTCCGTAGGACCGTGCCAGTTGGACAGTGGAAGGATCGAGGATGAATGACATGGATCCTGCCTGATAATGCGTGTCCTCCTCTCTTGACTCATCCAGAGCCAACCCTAGCCTGGGACCGCCTCAACCGAAACCCTCGACAAAAATCCTCAGGAACTTCCCTCCTGCATTGGTCTGTTCAAGAGCCTCTCTCAGTTTTTCTGCCGCACCTTCCGTCAATCTGACCATGGCTGGTTGTCTCCAAGTTCAACAAGATGGTCCATACCCTCCAGGGATATAGCTAGAATATAGGGGAGTCATCCTCATCTTTGTCAAGAGCCCACGGTCTGGAGCTTCCTCGCTTGTGGAACACGGCGCTCGCCCCAAGCGAGATTGGGGAAGGGGCGGACCAGGGCGCTTTTCGGGGGGTAAGGCCGGTCGGGTTTGTAGAAGGACCTTGATTTTGGAAGCTCTTCTGTGTGAAAAATACCGGACAGTAAGGAAATCCTGGATCGCAAGTCGTAGGAGAACAAGATGGATCTCGTCGCTCTGCTTCCACTTCTCAAGATCACCTGCGTGCTCGGGCTGGTTATCTTGCTGATCCGCCTCTCGTCCCGTATCGGTCTCGCCCTCGGCATCGGGGCCGGGATCCTGGGCCTCGCCTTCTCCATGAGTCCCTCCGAGATGCTCGCGGTCTCTCTCGGGACCCTGCTTAGCAGCCAGTCTCTGCTCCTGACTCTCGTCGTCACCTTGATCGTCATATTGAGTGCGTCCCTGGAACACCTCGGCCATCTGCGCGAACTGCTCGTGAGATTCAAGAACCGCCTGGGAGAAAGGCGCTGGGGGCTGGTGGCTTTCCCGGCTCTTATCGGACTGCTTCCCATGCCTGGAGGGGCGGTCTTCTCCGCCCCCATGCTTGATTCGTTTGACACGGGGAAAAAGCTGATCCCCTCATTGAAGAGTTTTCTCAACTATTGGTACCGTCATATCTGGGAATACTGGTGGCCCCTGTATCCCGCCTTGCTCCTCATGTGTGCGATCGTGCAGGTCAACCTCTGGCATTACATTCTCTTGGCTCTGCCCATGACAGCCATCGCAATGTTGGCCGGACTTCCCCAGCTGATGCAGATCTCCGAACCTCTGGGAGAAGACCCCTCCCGGGTCGAGCCTAAAGATGGTTCAACTGTGTGGAGCGCGCTCTCCCCTCTCTTGCTTGCCATCGTGCCCGGTGTGGGCTTTGCCCTTTTCCTGCAGTTTGGCGGTGCAAGTCGCCGGTGGCTCGCCCTGCCCAAGGAGACGGGCCTTGTGATCGGGCTCCTCGCCGCCATTGGGTGGGCCTGGTGGGACCGGGGCATCAGGATTCACCAGGCAAGGCAGATTCTGCTGGACTCAAAACTGCCGAGAATGTGGTTCGCCGTGGCTGGAGTCTTTCTCTTCAAGGGGATCATGGAGGGAAGTGGTGCTGCTCATGAGGTGGGGGTGATACTGTTCAATCTCAAGGTCCCCTTGGTGTTGGTAATAGTATTTCTCCCTATGGTTCTCGGTATAATCTCGGGCTGGACCATAGCTTTCGTTGGCACGGCCTTTCCAATACTGGCTCCCCTCATCCAAGGAGCAGGAGCCGCGGACATCAAGCTTCCACTGACCCTCCTGGCATTCGTCTCTGGATTCACCGGGGTTATCCTCTCACCGGTCCATCTCTGCCTGATCCTGAGCAACGAGTATTTCCAGGCCCCGTGGTCAAAGGTGTACGGCCGCCTCTGGCTTCCGGCACTGATGGTTCTGGGAGGTGGAATCATCTACTTTGCGGTCTTGAGAATGCTTATCGGTTGAAACTCCCTGCCTTGCCCGGGCGACATGGTGATTCTGGCCTTGCATTGTTTCTCTCGTTGACACGAGCACGTCCTTACGCCCCGCACGAGAGGGGTTGCCTATCGGAGAGGTCGGTGTCTCTTCTCGGTTATGAGTAAAGCGGCCAGCATGGCGACAAGAGCCATCACCGCGGAGAGGAAGAAGGCCAATCCGTAACCCCCGGTTCGATCAAAGATCCGCCCTCCCATATAGGCCCAAAACCCCCCTCCCAGATGATGGATGGTGGTTATGAAACCGGTAATCAGCCCGACGTGAGAAAATCCATAGAGTTTCCCCATGAGCGTGGCATTGAGTGGGGCGGTGATCAGCAGGGTGAACCCAAAGGCAAGGGCAAAGACATAGAAGGAGAAAAGGTTCTGATATTTCAAGATCAGGAGGAAGAGAAACGAGCGGAGCAGAAAGGTTAGGGCTATGGGGATCTTGTTTCCGAAAAGATCCGAGACGGGCCCGGCCACCAGCATCCCGGCCAGGCTCATCAGGCCGAGCCAGGCCAACATATGACCCGCTGTGAAAGGAGAGATACCATAATCTGTGACCCATGGGATCAGGTGGGTGGTAACCAGGAAATCTCCGCTCCCGCAGATGAACATCACCACCAGGAAGAACCAGAAAGAAGGCGTCCCCATGGCCTCACGGAGGCTCATGTCGTGAGGCGGCCCGTTGGACGGAGGCCCCTCTTCCGGGTTGGCGACCTCGCCCATATGTTGAGAGCCGAAGGGCCTGTAGCCGAGATCCTCAGGGTCACCCCTGATGACCGAGAAGGCGAGAACCGTGTTCACCCCGAACATGATCAGGCTGATCAGAAGGTAGGAGGTTCTCCATCCATAACGCGAGACGACCAGGGTGATGATGGGAACCAGGACGAACTGCCCGATGGAATTCCCGGAGAGGGCCAGACTGATGGCGGCGCCTCTCCATTTTTCGAACCACTTGCTCGTGATCGCCGCCATAAGGGTCACAGATGGTCCCCCCAAGCCGATGGCTGCTATCACTCCGTAAGAGATACAGAACTGCCAAATGGTTCCGATACGAGAGATAAGCCCGTATCCCGAAGAAACAAAGACCGTGGAAACGAGGATGACCCACTTCGGGCCATACCGGTCGTAAGCCTTACCGACGAGGGTGAGAGAGAGAGCGTAGAGGGTCATATTGAGGAAGAAGACAAGGGAGATCGAACCTCGATCCCATCCGAATTCCGTGATCATAGGCTTGAATGTAACTCCGAAGGAGTAACGGGCTCCCGAGTTGAAAAAGAGGATTACAAAGGAAGAAGCCAGTACGTACCATCCGTAAAGGGGAGTAGACCTTTGGGTTTCTCGTTCTCGGGGCATGTTCCTCTCCCTGCCGTTCTCACCGGCATCTGGCGGATCGACCGTGTAATGCCGCTCATACGGTATCTATCTTCACCTTACGGCTAGAAAACCCACGCGCAAAATCACGGGGCATTGTTCGGGGCCGTGCCGTATACCCCGGCCCAAAAGGCCGGTGGATGAGGAAGGGAAAAGAGAGGTCCCCCACTACACGTGGCAGGCTACCCAGTGATCCTGCTCCACCTCCACCAGTTCGGGTTCGTGAACGCTGCACATCGATCTCGCAGAGGGGCATCGAGGATGGAAGCGGCACCCCGGGGGAGGATCGATCGGACTCGGAATCTCTCCTTTGGGAATGGGACGGGTCCTCCGAAACTTGGGATCAGGGACTGGTACAGCAGCCAGAAGCATGTCGGTGTAAGGGTGAAGGGGCTTTCTGAAGACCTCTTCCAGGGGGCCGATCTCGACTATCTTTCCCAAATACATGATGGCAATGCGATCGCAGATGTACTTGCATGTGGCCAGATCATGGGTGATGAAAAGATAGGTCAGATCGAACTCCTCTTTCAATTTCACCATCAGCTCGAGTATCAGCGCCCTCACGGAGACGTCGGCCATGGCAATAGGTTCATCGGCCACTATGAACTCCGGACCGGTGACCAGAGCCCTGGCGATCACGACCCGCTGGCGCTGCCCCCCGGAGAGCTGATGGGGGTACTTCTTGTAAAGGAACAGGGCAGGTGTGAGGCCGACCTTTTCCATCATGGTGAGGGTGGCCTGCACCGGATCAGCCCCACGGCGATGGTTGTGAATGAGAAGGGGATGCTCAATGGCCCTGCCGATGGCCATCCTAGGACTTAGCGATGCATAGGGATCCTGGAAGATGATCTGCAGCTTCTCCCTCATGTCTTGCATCTCTTTCTTCGAATAGGAGAATATCGACCTCCCCTTGTAGAGCACCTCTCCCGAGGTGGGTTCCAGAAGTCGCAGTACAAGCCTTCCCGTGGTTGTCTTGCCACACCCGCTTTCACCTACCAGGCCGAGGACCTCTCCCTTTCTGATAGAGAAAGAGACGCCGTCCACAGCCCTCACAAACCTCTGCTCCCTTGCTAGGAGTTTGTCCACAAACCCCTTCCGAACAGGAAAGTGTTTCTTGATGTTCCTGACTTCCAGGAGCTCTTCCATGACCTCTTTCACCCGTAAAGCCAACACCGGACAAGGTGCCCGTCTTTTCTTGAAACGCCGGGTTTCTCGCGGCGACAGATATCCATGGCACTGGGACACCTGGGATGGAAGACACAACCGGGGGGTGGATTTACCAAATCAGGGGGGCTCCCCGGCATGGTAGTGAGCTTTCGTTCCTCGAGCTTGATATTGGGGATGGAAGAGAGGAGGCCCCGTGTATAGGGATGGAGGGGCCTCTCGAAGATACTCTCTGCCGGCCCCACCTCGGCGATGCTGCCTCCATACATCACGGTAATTCGATCAGCCAGTTGGGCAACATTGCCGAGGTTGTGGGTAATCAGCAGGATCGTCAAATCGTACCTTCTCCGCAGATCGTTCAGGAGGTCGAGAAACTGGGCCTCTACGATCACGTCAAGGGACGTTGTGGGTTCATCGGCGATCAACAGGTCCGGGTTCAGGATGAGTCCCATTCCGATCATGATACGTTGGCGCATCCCTCCTGACATCTGGTGGGGATATTCGAGAAGCCTGTCAGGTGAAATACCGAGGCTTTCCAAAACCCTCTCGGCCCTGTTGAACGCCGCCTGCCTGTCCAGCCCGGGCTCATGGGTCAAGACCGTTTCGATGAACTGCCGATCGATGCGGAAAAGAGGATTGAGAGATGTGAGGGGATCCTGGAAGATCATGGCAATCCTTCTCCCCCTGAGGGATAGAAGCTCTTTCTCATCCATCTTGACAATGTCACGGCCGTGATACAGGATCTTCCCTTTCACGATTCTTCCAGGCGGCCTGAGGAGTCTCACAATCGAGAACCCCAGAGTCGACTTGCCGCAGCCTGTCTCTCCCACCAGTCCCATGACCTCACCCTGCTCCAGCCGCAGGTCCACGCTGTCCACCGCACAAACCGTCCCGATATGGATGGGAAAGTGGACCGTGAGGTCTTCTATCTCCAGAATCGCACCCACTCTCCTACCGCTCCAAAAGCCTTGGGTTGAGGATTTCGGCAAGGCCCTCGCCAAGCATGGTAAAGCCGAGAGCGAGAAGTGAAATCATCGCCCCGGGAAAGGTGATCAGCCACCAGAGCCCGGAAGGGAGAAACCGCTTTCCCATGGCAAGGTCCATGCCCCAGTCGACGATGGAAGGGGGGAGCCCGAGGCCGAGATATGTGAGAGCCGCCTCGATCATGATGGCATCGGCCACGTTTAGGGTAAATACCACTGCCGTAGTGGCGATCACGTTGGGGAAGATGTACTTGGCCAAAATTGTGGAACCCGGAGCGCCGATCGCCCTGGCCGCCTCGACGTAGAGTTCCTCCTTCACCGCCAGGGTCTGACCCCGGACAAGACGAAAGTAGGTGGGTATATAGATCACAGCCACGGCCAGTGTGATGTTGATCACCCCCGGCCCGAGCATGGCGGCAAAGGCGATGGCCAGTATCAACCCTGGAAATACATAGAGAGAGTCCATGACCAGGGAAAGAACTCTGTCAAGAATTCCTCCCGAAAAACCGGAGATCAGGCCCAGAGGAATACCCACGGCCGAAGAGACCACCGCAGCCAGAACCGCCACACGGAGAATCGTCTGGGATCCATATACGATTCTCGACCAGACGTCCCGCTGGAGGTTGTCCGTGCCCATGAGGTGCCTGCCTCCGGGAGGTGCCAACTGGGGCCCCGTGTTCTGGTCGTAAGGGTTGAAAGGGGCGATGGTCTTCGGAAAAACGGCCATGAAGACGATGGAGAGAATAATCAAGGCTCCTACAACCAGGATCCACCATTCGATCCCGTATTTCCTCCCCATTCCGGTGAAATGGTGTATCCCCCGAGCCATAGCCGCTGCTGGTGAAAACCGCATATCCTCTCCTAGTACCTGATTCTTGGATCCACGATGGCGTAGATGATGTCAACAACAAGGGAGACGGTAGCCACAATCAGGGCGAAGACGATGATCACCCCCTGGAGGGTCGGGTAGTCTCTCAGGTAGAT is part of the Deltaproteobacteria bacterium genome and harbors:
- a CDS encoding metallophosphoesterase, which codes for MDIFGPQWRNHEERLFENWSRTVRPDDTVLVAGDLSWALKLDQAIVDLERLGKLPGTKILVRGNHDYWWSSRAKVNAVLPQGMIAINASAWTRDRLSVVGTRGWNIPGAARFDDRDERIYLREVNRLRIALEQVPQREDRKLVAVLHYPPLTRAVLSSGFTELLETFQVAACVYAHLHGDDQKIAFQGTRNGVTYIFAACDYLDFQPVELEL
- a CDS encoding CCA tRNA nucleotidyltransferase; the encoded protein is MEILRLLRRHGLIGYVVGGAVRDLLLGNPVSDWDIATNATPERLVRIFPKVIPTGIRHGTVTVLYRGCQCEVTTFRGGRGHDLQDPPRDLPSSRHIEEDLRHRDFTIDAMAYDPLTGTIVDPFGGEGDLKRGVIRGVDNPLDRFMEDGVRTYRAIRLAATLGYRIEEATLEAIPIAIQKTNIPSWERIRDEILRIMKATTPSHAFEMMRHVGLLAIALPELLEGYGKEYGSGGELYHHLLATADAAPPFPLLRLAGLLHDVGMARIPESRRTGSGAEGHEEIGAAMADAVARRLKLSNRQRRYICQLIRSHELPFHRVSGGSGLRRLLSRIDRSLVDDLFALSIADAKASGLSPSGIRRLRYIRERSKKILESNTPLTLSQLAVRGDGVKEILGIEEGVEVGRILHRLLDFVLEDPDKNNPEDLSSLVKRIAKNRSLLLDTEP
- a CDS encoding PilZ domain-containing protein — its product is MVARSVLYNQANRLVSAKTAEIGSGGIRIVSDLPLHKGHVFDFLIVLEGMGLKFKGTVVHTTSTADGRVVAGLSFDRGSSLSIRILEDYLKSHAPSFPMVDGPLDLDLSLPHSQGS
- a CDS encoding alanine racemase codes for the protein MIRPTRAIVNLGAVAHNTRILKERIGSRVRLMAVVKADGYGHGAVPVAKAALTSGAEWLGVALVEEGIRLRQAGLTAPILVLGGIVPGAAERVLRHELTVSVFTPEVALAIDHAAAASGRKGVIHVKVDTGMGRLGLNPRDVPEFVLEMKRLKHIFIEGVFSHFASAEEADKSFSRKQLLRLINLRKDLEGRGIKIPLYHMANSAGTIELPESHLDMVRPGISLYGLYPSREVDHSLNLVPAMELTTRIVFLRELAEGTSVSYGRTFVTRRKSRIAVLPVGYGDGYPRLLSNRAEVLVCGRRAPVVGRICMDMTMVDVTDVPEAAAGREVVLFGRQRTERISVEEIAEKAGTINYEITCGITKRVPRHYRRARKPLPELFPRTG
- a CDS encoding DUF401 family protein → MDLVALLPLLKITCVLGLVILLIRLSSRIGLALGIGAGILGLAFSMSPSEMLAVSLGTLLSSQSLLLTLVVTLIVILSASLEHLGHLRELLVRFKNRLGERRWGLVAFPALIGLLPMPGGAVFSAPMLDSFDTGKKLIPSLKSFLNYWYRHIWEYWWPLYPALLLMCAIVQVNLWHYILLALPMTAIAMLAGLPQLMQISEPLGEDPSRVEPKDGSTVWSALSPLLLAIVPGVGFALFLQFGGASRRWLALPKETGLVIGLLAAIGWAWWDRGIRIHQARQILLDSKLPRMWFAVAGVFLFKGIMEGSGAAHEVGVILFNLKVPLVLVIVFLPMVLGIISGWTIAFVGTAFPILAPLIQGAGAADIKLPLTLLAFVSGFTGVILSPVHLCLILSNEYFQAPWSKVYGRLWLPALMVLGGGIIYFAVLRMLIG
- a CDS encoding MFS transporter, with the protein product MPRERETQRSTPLYGWYVLASSFVILFFNSGARYSFGVTFKPMITEFGWDRGSISLVFFLNMTLYALSLTLVGKAYDRYGPKWVILVSTVFVSSGYGLISRIGTIWQFCISYGVIAAIGLGGPSVTLMAAITSKWFEKWRGAAISLALSGNSIGQFVLVPIITLVVSRYGWRTSYLLISLIMFGVNTVLAFSVIRGDPEDLGYRPFGSQHMGEVANPEEGPPSNGPPHDMSLREAMGTPSFWFFLVVMFICGSGDFLVTTHLIPWVTDYGISPFTAGHMLAWLGLMSLAGMLVAGPVSDLFGNKIPIALTFLLRSFLFLLILKYQNLFSFYVFALAFGFTLLITAPLNATLMGKLYGFSHVGLITGFITTIHHLGGGFWAYMGGRIFDRTGGYGLAFFLSAVMALVAMLAALLITEKRHRPLR
- a CDS encoding ABC transporter ATP-binding protein, translating into MEELLEVRNIKKHFPVRKGFVDKLLAREQRFVRAVDGVSFSIRKGEVLGLVGESGCGKTTTGRLVLRLLEPTSGEVLYKGRSIFSYSKKEMQDMREKLQIIFQDPYASLSPRMAIGRAIEHPLLIHNHRRGADPVQATLTMMEKVGLTPALFLYKKYPHQLSGGQRQRVVIARALVTGPEFIVADEPIAMADVSVRALILELMVKLKEEFDLTYLFITHDLATCKYICDRIAIMYLGKIVEIGPLEEVFRKPLHPYTDMLLAAVPVPDPKFRRTRPIPKGEIPSPIDPPPGCRFHPRCPSARSMCSVHEPELVEVEQDHWVACHV
- a CDS encoding ABC transporter ATP-binding protein gives rise to the protein MLEIEDLTVHFPIHIGTVCAVDSVDLRLEQGEVMGLVGETGCGKSTLGFSIVRLLRPPGRIVKGKILYHGRDIVKMDEKELLSLRGRRIAMIFQDPLTSLNPLFRIDRQFIETVLTHEPGLDRQAAFNRAERVLESLGISPDRLLEYPHQMSGGMRQRIMIGMGLILNPDLLIADEPTTSLDVIVEAQFLDLLNDLRRRYDLTILLITHNLGNVAQLADRITVMYGGSIAEVGPAESIFERPLHPYTRGLLSSIPNIKLEERKLTTMPGSPPDLVNPPPGCVFHPRCPSAMDICRREKPGVSRKDGHLVRCWLYG
- a CDS encoding ABC transporter permease, giving the protein MARGIHHFTGMGRKYGIEWWILVVGALIILSIVFMAVFPKTIAPFNPYDQNTGPQLAPPGGRHLMGTDNLQRDVWSRIVYGSQTILRVAVLAAVVSSAVGIPLGLISGFSGGILDRVLSLVMDSLYVFPGLILAIAFAAMLGPGVINITLAVAVIYIPTYFRLVRGQTLAVKEELYVEAARAIGAPGSTILAKYIFPNVIATTAVVFTLNVADAIMIEAALTYLGLGLPPSIVDWGMDLAMGKRFLPSGLWWLITFPGAMISLLALGFTMLGEGLAEILNPRLLER